Proteins encoded in a region of the Zea mays cultivar B73 chromosome 2, Zm-B73-REFERENCE-NAM-5.0, whole genome shotgun sequence genome:
- the LOC118476420 gene encoding LOB domain-containing protein 13-like: MPTYGMPPPDFALPMPMLAPPPPPPPTSQFPMGFQTPPASVAAPGDGSGQDDTTHSWVNNLFNTQSPAGGGGYSNHPDDGYD; the protein is encoded by the exons atgccgacatatgggatgccgcctccggactttgcactgccaatgccaatgttggcacctccacctccgcctccgcctacgtcacaattccctatg ggatttcagacaccacccgcttcagttgccgcacctggagatgggtctgggCAAGACGACACAACACATTCGTGGGTCAACAACCTAttcaacacgcagagtccagccggaggaggtggctactcgaaccatccagacgatggatatgattga
- the LOC100037746 gene encoding transcription factor MYB41: MGRAPCCERSGLKKGPWTPEEDEKLVAYIKKHGQGNWRTLPKNAGLARCGKSCRLRWTNYLRPDIKRGRFSFEEEEAIIQLHSILGNKWSAIAARLPGRTDNEIKNYWNTHIRKRLLRMGIDPVTHAPRLDLSALLKPAAAYYPTQADLDTLRALEPPLASYPDLLRLASALLSGRPAAPAIGEHRQQQLLPWILQQAVASISMAQHAVAAGAACQMPPPDLVHNTNPPTVQQHQLAAAQHQPQDVVCHSMQPPTAGYVDSPLDVPALMQAAQPDATNLQQWNSTVTSSGNNHNSVGSGVSTPTSSSPVPRLDHSTTCVATTFGGGGASTDDVAALFDMQLSELLDVSDYML; encoded by the exons ATGGGGCGCGCGCCGTGCTGCGAGAGGAGCGGGCTGAAGAAGGGGCCGTGGACGCCAGAGGAGGACGAGAAGCTCGTCGCCTACATCAAGAAGCACGGCCAGGGAAACTGGCGCACCCTCCCCAAGAATGCCG GGCTCGCACGGTGCGGGAAGAGCTGCCGGCTGCGGTGGACTAACTACCTGAGGCCGGACATCAAGCGCGGCCGCTTCTCCTTCGAGGAGGAGGAGGCTATCATCCAGCTCCACAGCATCCTCGGCAACAA GTGGTCAGCGATCGCGGCGCGGCTGCCCGGGCGGACGGACAACGAGATCAAGAACTACTGGAACACGCACATCCGCAAGCGCCTGCTCCGCATGGGCATCGACCCCGTCACCCACGCGCCGCGCCTCGACCTCTCCGCGCTCCTCAAGCCCGCCGCCGCGTACTACCCCACGCAGGCCGACCTCGACACGCTCCGCGCCTTGGAGCCGCCGCTCGCCAGCTACCCGGACCTCCTCCGCCTCGCCTCCGCCCTGCTCTccggccgcccggccgcgcccgcgatCGGCGAGCACCGGCAGCAGCAGCTTCTGCCGTGGATTCTGCAGCAGGCGGTCGCCAGCATCAGCATGGCGCAGCATGCTGTTGCCGCCGGAGCAGCGTGCCAAATGCCGCCGCCGGACCTGGTCCACAACACGAACCCGCCGACGGTGCAGCAGCATCAGCTCGCGGCCGCGCAGCACCAGCCCCAAGACGTGGTCTGCCACAGCATGCAGCCGCCTACGGCGGGCTACGTCGACAGCCCTCTGGACGTCCCGGCGCTGATGCAGGCAGCGCAGCCCGACGCGACGAACCTGCAGCAGTGGAACAGCACGGTGACGAGCAGCGGTAACAACCACAACAGCGTCGGCTCCGGCGTGTCCACACCAACGTCTTCCAGCCCGGTGCCGCGGTTGGATCACTCCACCACCTGCGTCGCCACGACGTTCGGCGGCGGTGGCGCCAGCACCGACGACGTCGCCGCGCTGTTCGACATGCAGCTGTCTGAGCTGCTTGATGTGAGCGACTACATGCTGTAA